DNA from Rhizobacter sp. J219:
CGCGTCGGCCCGATCGCCATCGCGCGGCATCGCCAGCGTCGCCGCGTCGGCCGCCAGCCGGCGAGCGAGCGCTCCCGTCACCGCCGGGCAGGCCATCGAGGTGCCGTCCATCACGCCGAAGCGCTCTTGCGGGATGCACGAGACGATGCCCACGCCCGGCCCGGTGAGGTCGATCTCGGGGCCGGTGTTGGAGAAGTCGGCGATGAAGCTGTGCTCCTTGCCGAGCGGCTCGGTGACGGTCTGGGCCTGCATCGCCCCGTCCGGCCACGCGCCCTTGAAGCCCATCGCCGAGATCGACACCGCCAGCGGGTGCCGCGCCGGCCAGGCCACCGGCCCACCCTCGTTGCCCGAGGCGATCACGCAGACCACGCCCTTGGCACGCGCCGCCTTGATCGCATCGCTGGTGGTCGGGTCGTCGGGGCCGCCGCCCAGGCTCAGGTTGAGCAGGTCGCAGCCGTCGGCCACGGCGCGGTCGATGGCCTTGGCGATCGCAAAGCTCGAGGCACCCTCGGCGTTCTTGCCGAACACGCGGTAGGCGCGCAGCGTGACCGCCGGGGACACGCCGAGAAAGCCCTCGCCCTGGCCGGCGATGATCCCGGCCACGTGGGTGCCGTGCATATGGCTGTCGGACCAGTCGGCCGGATCCTCGCCCGTCACCGCGTTCATGCCGCCGGCCACCGTGAGCGCCGCATGCGGGCCGACACCGGTGTCGATCACCCCGACCGTCACGCCCTGGCCGTCGCCCGCGCGGCGCTTGGGGTAGGCCTTGGCCCGCGAGTCGACGAAGTCGAGCGCGATCGCCGGCACCTCGATCGTGCCGGCGCGCAGCGGCCAGTTGTGCAGCAGCACCGGCCAGCCGCTGTGCGCCGGGTACACGTAGACCCGCTGCAGCACCTTCACCGAGCGCGGGAACTCCAGGTTCACCTGGCCACGCGCGTTGGTGCTGCCCTGTGCGCCCTTGCCGGCCGCCACGTCGCTGAAAGCGATGACATCGACGTCGCGCAGCGCCTGGCCCGTCTCCTTCAGCACCACCTTGAGCGTGTGCCGCGCAAGCACCGTGCGCGAAGTAAACATCTGCGCACTCTCGATGATGCGCGGCCGCGGTGCCCGCGCCGGCCTATAGAACACCTCAGGCACCACGCGCAGCCCCGGCTGCTCGCGCTTCAGGCGCATCAGCGCCACGTCCGACATCGCCACCAGCTTGGCCCCATTGCTGTGGATCGAGTCGAGCACATTGAAGCGCGCCGCAAGCGGCGGCGGCGGTGCCGGCAGGTGCCGCGGGCCGTGCTCGGCCATGGTGGTGAGGAAGGTTTCGATCGCCGCGGCGTTGTGCGGCTCGTCCGTCGTGAACCCTCGGGTGGGCAGCAACACGAAACGTGACAGGCTCATCCTTGCTCCTTGTATTGCAGGCCCTCGGCGGCCATCCATTCCTCGGCCGCACGAAACGCCGCCGAGGTGACCGGCACGCCCGCATATGGCGCCACGTGCAGAAGCACCTCGCGCAGCTCGGCGAGGGTGGCGCCGTTGTTCATCGCGCCGCGCAGGTGGCCTTTCAGCTCGTGCGTGTGGCCGAGTGCCGCGAGCATCGCCACCGTGCACAGGCTGCGCTCCTTCAGCGAGAGGCCGTCGCGCAGCCAGGTCGAGCCCCAGGCCTGGTCGTTCACGTGCGCCTGCAAGGGCAGGGTGAACGCGCTGGCGTTGTTCAAGGCGCGGTCGACGAAGGCATCGCCCATCACCTGGCGACGGCGCTGTTCACCGGGGGTCGGGGGCACGGAAGCGGTCATGTTGTGGTTCCCTTCGGGATGAGATCGGCGGATTGTCATCGTCACGCATCGCGGGTGGCCACAGCCCGCGATTCCAGCATGGACGCTGCCACGTTCCGAGAATGCCGCACGGGGTCAGTGGCTCAGCGCGCTGAGGTAGTGCTGCACGAGGCCGAGCGTGTAGCGGCTCGCCACCTCGGCGACGAAGCGGTTGAAGTCGACGTGCGCATCGTCGTCGGCCCGATCCGACACGGTGCGCACCACGGCAAACGGCACACCGAAGTCGTGGCACACCTGGGCCAGCGCGGCCCCTTCCATCTCGACCGCCAGCGCGTCGGGCAGGCGTGCGCACAGCGCCTCGTTTTCACTGCGCTCACTGACGAAGCGATCGCCGCTCACGATGAGCCCGCGGTGCACACGCGCCTGCGCCGCACCCGCCGCCGCGAGCATCGTGCGTGAGGCCTCGGCCAGCTGATCGGACATCGCCGCATCGGTGCCGAAGCGGTCGAGCCCATAGAGCGGCACCTCATGGCGTGGGAAGAGCGGCGAGGCGTCCATGTCGTGCTGCAAGAGGGCATCGGCCACCACGATGTCGCCCACGTTCACGCCGGGTGCCAGCCCGCCCGCGGTGCCGGTGAAGACGATGCGCGACACCTCGAACTCGCTCAGCAGCAGCGCGGCCGTCGTCGCGGCCGCCACCTTGCCGATGCGCGACAACACCACCACCACTTCCTGGCCCGCCAGATGCCCGACCCAGAACTCGCGGCCCGCGCGGCGCACCGGCCGCTCGTCGGGCATGGCGTCGAGCAGGGCACGCAGTTCCTCGTGCATGGCACCCACGATGGCGATCCGGTTCATGCGGCGATTGTCTGACAGGCGTGTCGGAGAGCGCCTGCGCGCAAAGAAGCCATCGACCGCTTAACGCTGCCGGCCGCGGCGCCGAGCATGGTTTCAACTTCAGGAGCCCGCCATGCGCAATGACAAGTCGCTCTGGATCCAGCGCTTCGCCACCCGGTTGATGGTGCTGGACCCGTACGTCCAGACGGGGCTCTTGCCCGAAATCGCCGAGACCTTCTGGTACTACCAACGCCACCGCGAACCCGAAGAGTGCGCGCAGGCCCGTGCCCACGGCCGCCTGCGCATGCCGGGGCGCCGCGATGCGTGGATCGAAGCCTGCGCCGCCGCCATCCGTGCGCTCGACCCCGAAGCTCGGCGCGCAAGACACCACCGCGCTGGCCACCTCGTTGTGGGAAGAGGACTGGGCACGCACGGTCGACCCCTACGTGATGGCGCAGGCCTTGTGGGAGCAGGCCCTGCTGCTCGCAAGCCAAGGCAGCGGTACCGAACGGGACCTCGCGCCCAGCCTGCACGCCGTGTTCCGCAACCCCAACCTGTGAACCTCACCGCCATGCCGACACCGCTGCGGGCACACGACGTGCCGCCCGACCCGCCGGTCCAGCCGCCACCGCCGCCCCC
Protein-coding regions in this window:
- a CDS encoding S8 family serine peptidase, encoding MSLSRFVLLPTRGFTTDEPHNAAAIETFLTTMAEHGPRHLPAPPPPLAARFNVLDSIHSNGAKLVAMSDVALMRLKREQPGLRVVPEVFYRPARAPRPRIIESAQMFTSRTVLARHTLKVVLKETGQALRDVDVIAFSDVAAGKGAQGSTNARGQVNLEFPRSVKVLQRVYVYPAHSGWPVLLHNWPLRAGTIEVPAIALDFVDSRAKAYPKRRAGDGQGVTVGVIDTGVGPHAALTVAGGMNAVTGEDPADWSDSHMHGTHVAGIIAGQGEGFLGVSPAVTLRAYRVFGKNAEGASSFAIAKAIDRAVADGCDLLNLSLGGGPDDPTTSDAIKAARAKGVVCVIASGNEGGPVAWPARHPLAVSISAMGFKGAWPDGAMQAQTVTEPLGKEHSFIADFSNTGPEIDLTGPGVGIVSCIPQERFGVMDGTSMACPAVTGALARRLAADAATLAMPRDGDRADAIVRLALAAARDLGLPPLAQGAGLAQ
- a CDS encoding carboxymuconolactone decarboxylase family protein; translation: MTASVPPTPGEQRRRQVMGDAFVDRALNNASAFTLPLQAHVNDQAWGSTWLRDGLSLKERSLCTVAMLAALGHTHELKGHLRGAMNNGATLAELREVLLHVAPYAGVPVTSAAFRAAEEWMAAEGLQYKEQG
- a CDS encoding 5'-methylthioadenosine/adenosylhomocysteine nucleosidase codes for the protein MNRIAIVGAMHEELRALLDAMPDERPVRRAGREFWVGHLAGQEVVVVLSRIGKVAAATTAALLLSEFEVSRIVFTGTAGGLAPGVNVGDIVVADALLQHDMDASPLFPRHEVPLYGLDRFGTDAAMSDQLAEASRTMLAAAGAAQARVHRGLIVSGDRFVSERSENEALCARLPDALAVEMEGAALAQVCHDFGVPFAVVRTVSDRADDDAHVDFNRFVAEVASRYTLGLVQHYLSALSH